The Shewanella japonica genome has a window encoding:
- a CDS encoding glycosyltransferase family 2 protein, whose protein sequence is MMLSVVIPSYCAEKNLDPCLQSIDSQKDENVEVIVVDCSPHDEVKSICEKYQFVTFIKSEVRFNPGEGRNIGAKASKGSHLIFIDADVVLEQNAIANIRRNITNGFNNFGGALELNRDINNDFSANVEHFYFNHESQSTRKVKKRSNLSSAFMIFDKSVFLNYGGFKDIPRMQDTELTERLVSNGETLYLAPDVIGYQIQDSPLKKVLKKISITGNNLYFIRYGNHSEKVLWKILMAMILPLLMLAKVTRINVRQLKYAFSVPNLLIYSPFMYVCGIYWMLGFYRGLIVNDGIASGR, encoded by the coding sequence ATGATGTTGTCAGTTGTCATTCCTTCTTATTGTGCAGAAAAGAACCTAGATCCTTGCTTGCAATCAATAGATAGTCAAAAGGATGAAAATGTAGAAGTCATCGTGGTTGATTGCTCTCCACACGATGAAGTTAAAAGTATTTGTGAAAAATATCAGTTTGTTACCTTTATCAAGTCAGAGGTTCGGTTTAACCCTGGTGAAGGCCGCAATATCGGTGCTAAAGCAAGTAAAGGCAGTCATTTAATATTTATTGATGCTGATGTTGTTTTGGAGCAAAATGCCATTGCTAACATACGCCGAAATATTACTAACGGATTCAATAATTTTGGCGGTGCTTTAGAGTTAAATCGTGATATCAATAATGACTTTTCAGCTAACGTAGAGCACTTCTATTTCAATCATGAATCTCAATCTACACGAAAAGTTAAAAAGCGCAGTAATTTAAGCTCAGCATTTATGATCTTCGATAAGTCAGTGTTTCTTAATTACGGTGGATTTAAAGATATACCTAGAATGCAAGACACTGAGTTAACAGAACGTTTGGTTTCTAATGGTGAAACGTTATATCTAGCTCCTGATGTTATTGGCTATCAAATTCAAGACTCTCCATTAAAAAAAGTACTTAAAAAGATTTCAATAACGGGTAATAACCTATATTTCATTCGTTACGGTAATCACTCAGAAAAAGTGTTATGGAAAATTTTGATGGCGATGATCTTGCCATTATTGATGTTAGCTAAAGTGACTCGTATTAACGTTCGTCAATTAAAGTATGCCTTTAGTGTTCCGAACTTACTTATTTACAGCCCATTTATGTATGTTTGCGGTATTTATTGGATGCTCGGATTCTATCGCGGCTTGATTGTGAATGATGGAATAGCTTCAGGGCGATAA
- a CDS encoding glycosyltransferase, giving the protein MKANKLTVAINTNKYLPYSETFIKNHIEGLQQFNAVVLVSEKLSDGLSVRCDNELVLNTNLFGKIKDIIYKLGIKLPSISRFFKDNNVRLVHSHFGQNGYASIGITKKNSIPHITTFHGLDISLDHVNSQKHGKLLNKFHKDMSKLADNGDVFIAVSNFIKKKLIKKGFPEHKIITNYIGIDTAYFSNNNADKEKKILCVARNVEYKGLSYLIDAMAIILKYHPDWELVIIGDGILHDSLKKQANAISPQIKLKGRLSSYEVKQELSTASLYCQPSIQLENGHEEALALTIVEAQSMGIPAVVFDSGGMPEAIINNQSGYVVEPKNTQLLAEKLIYLIDNPSIREAFSTAAIEQVKTRHCFNKQIVKLEKIYNEVIGVQKT; this is encoded by the coding sequence ATGAAAGCAAATAAGTTAACAGTGGCTATTAATACTAATAAGTACCTGCCTTACTCTGAAACATTTATAAAAAATCACATCGAGGGCCTACAGCAATTTAACGCTGTTGTATTGGTCAGTGAAAAATTATCAGATGGATTATCGGTAAGGTGTGATAATGAGCTAGTTTTAAATACTAATTTATTCGGAAAAATAAAAGATATTATTTATAAGCTTGGTATCAAGCTTCCATCGATTAGTCGCTTTTTTAAAGATAATAATGTAAGACTTGTTCATAGTCATTTCGGGCAAAACGGTTATGCTTCAATTGGCATAACAAAAAAAAATAGTATTCCGCATATTACAACTTTTCATGGATTGGATATTTCCCTTGATCACGTTAATTCACAAAAACATGGAAAACTGTTAAATAAATTTCATAAGGATATGAGTAAACTTGCTGATAATGGTGATGTATTTATTGCAGTATCAAATTTTATAAAAAAGAAATTAATCAAAAAGGGATTTCCGGAACATAAAATTATCACCAATTATATTGGAATAGATACAGCATACTTTTCAAATAATAATGCTGATAAAGAGAAAAAAATATTATGTGTAGCAAGGAATGTTGAATACAAAGGTTTATCGTATTTGATTGATGCTATGGCAATCATATTAAAGTATCACCCTGATTGGGAATTGGTCATTATCGGCGATGGTATTTTACATGATTCATTAAAAAAACAAGCAAATGCCATTTCTCCTCAAATTAAATTGAAAGGACGTCTTTCAAGCTATGAGGTGAAACAAGAATTAAGTACAGCAAGTCTTTATTGTCAACCTAGTATCCAACTTGAAAATGGCCATGAAGAAGCCTTGGCTCTCACCATTGTAGAAGCACAATCTATGGGGATCCCTGCAGTTGTTTTTGACTCTGGCGGAATGCCCGAAGCCATTATCAATAATCAATCAGGATATGTGGTCGAACCCAAAAATACGCAATTACTTGCCGAAAAACTGATTTATTTAATTGATAACCCATCAATTAGAGAGGCATTTAGTACTGCAGCGATTGAGCAAGTTAAGACAAGACATTGCTTTAATAAACAAATAGTAAAGTTAGAAAAAATTTATAACGAAGTCATTGGAGTACAAAAAACATGA
- a CDS encoding oligosaccharide flippase family protein, with the protein MSKSFYSIIWIISEKLGASFISMTSFFIYAYFLTPTEIGIATMVLAASMGLGQVVGTLFQDPMVCVKKLEKQAINTVFIGGLTLSLLTALLLVLVSFWVTESVDYQQLALTSSVLIPILFLNAIYTALLRRRHAFKSLSQRLLIGKLLGASLGIIGVTLGFGAMSMVIQAILIEFFGLIFLINAQKITLSGRMDFKELINITHLGVSVALRKLSWEGYIKGLPLLIGATLGAGAVGVFAFAWRIVDMPRTALMSGAISYALPTFSAHKTSTCLLADFIKFSKVSMLIFAPLFVGLALVAEPLILTIFGEKWIDAVPIIIGLAICTVVSLTTMYIPTVLTALLTPKTTLKVDILSSVISLLLCYLLIPYLGLYAVVMSILFRSLFNLPFTTYQMSVRLNIPVLKQFTIHTKTFISLFFMSLLVLVAQDNFVLNNFYMLMASIAIGVLIYSSFIMLLEKSFLTTFLRRSNESK; encoded by the coding sequence TTGTCTAAAAGTTTCTATTCTATCATTTGGATAATATCGGAAAAACTCGGCGCGTCATTTATTTCAATGACCTCGTTTTTTATTTACGCATATTTTCTAACGCCAACTGAAATTGGTATCGCAACTATGGTCTTAGCCGCATCTATGGGCTTGGGGCAGGTTGTTGGTACTTTATTTCAAGATCCAATGGTGTGTGTTAAGAAACTCGAAAAGCAAGCAATTAATACCGTTTTTATCGGAGGACTAACGTTATCCTTATTGACTGCTTTGCTTCTCGTTCTTGTTAGTTTTTGGGTGACAGAGAGTGTTGATTATCAGCAATTAGCCCTTACTTCATCTGTGCTTATTCCAATATTGTTTCTTAATGCTATTTATACAGCGCTGTTACGCAGAAGACATGCATTTAAGTCATTATCTCAGCGCTTATTGATTGGTAAATTACTGGGAGCGTCTTTAGGTATAATAGGGGTGACGTTAGGGTTTGGCGCCATGTCCATGGTAATCCAAGCTATTTTAATAGAGTTTTTCGGGCTTATCTTTTTAATTAATGCTCAAAAGATTACTTTGTCTGGTCGGATGGACTTCAAAGAGCTTATTAACATTACTCATCTAGGTGTCTCTGTAGCACTGCGTAAATTAAGCTGGGAAGGGTATATCAAAGGGTTACCATTACTAATTGGTGCAACCCTCGGAGCAGGAGCCGTTGGTGTATTTGCTTTTGCATGGCGAATTGTGGACATGCCAAGGACTGCATTAATGAGTGGTGCAATTTCTTATGCACTACCAACTTTTTCTGCACATAAAACATCGACTTGTCTACTTGCTGATTTTATAAAGTTTTCAAAAGTGTCGATGTTAATTTTTGCCCCATTATTTGTCGGCTTAGCGTTGGTTGCTGAACCTTTAATTTTAACGATATTTGGCGAAAAATGGATTGATGCAGTTCCTATCATCATAGGATTAGCTATTTGTACTGTTGTGTCATTAACGACGATGTATATCCCAACAGTCTTGACTGCGCTGTTAACACCAAAAACAACGCTAAAAGTTGATATTTTATCAAGCGTTATTTCGCTATTACTGTGCTACTTATTAATTCCATATTTAGGTTTATATGCTGTTGTAATGTCAATTTTGTTTAGGTCTTTGTTTAATTTACCATTTACGACTTATCAGATGAGTGTTCGATTAAATATACCTGTTTTAAAACAGTTCACTATACATACTAAAACGTTTATTTCATTGTTTTTTATGTCATTACTGGTGTTAGTGGCACAAGATAACTTTGTGCTAAATAATTTCTACATGTTAATGGCATCAATTGCTATAGGTGTATTGATTTATAGTTCGTTCATTATGTTGCTTGAAAAGAGCTTCTTAACCACGTTTTTAAGGCGTTCTAATGAAAGCAAATAA
- a CDS encoding polysaccharide pyruvyl transferase family protein: MIEVSCSVSKLLEQKEELLTVFKPLLENKKVLFLDVPVNLNVGDSLLYLGTLELFKLLNVTVIDSISAYEPARLDKLQIEEDVVCVLQGGGNFGDIYSLHQNFRHLALSKFPNNQFVLMPQSIHYSNLNTFKDDCDLYRACRNFSIFVRDEHSFEQFVSENVSQVTLCPDIATVLFGTFNPSEAAIDSKLYFLRKDVEAAPNTETAISVDWIDIIPKHLNRLFEISKFIIKKNNRLNIRGLTGFLVNNLHTKLVHKAYSYFIGFKTIKTDRLHGLILSQLLQMNCEALDNKYKKLERYIKRWYA, encoded by the coding sequence GTGATTGAAGTGAGTTGCAGCGTTAGTAAGCTGCTAGAGCAAAAAGAAGAGTTACTGACGGTTTTTAAGCCACTTCTTGAAAATAAAAAAGTCTTGTTTCTTGATGTTCCTGTAAATTTAAATGTTGGTGATAGCCTGCTATATCTAGGAACACTGGAACTGTTCAAACTATTAAATGTGACAGTCATTGATTCTATTTCAGCTTATGAACCAGCGAGATTAGATAAACTACAAATTGAGGAAGATGTTGTTTGCGTATTGCAAGGCGGAGGTAATTTCGGAGATATTTACTCCTTGCATCAAAATTTTAGACATTTAGCTCTGTCTAAATTCCCTAATAATCAATTTGTTTTGATGCCGCAGTCTATACATTATAGTAACTTAAATACGTTTAAAGATGATTGTGACTTATACAGAGCATGTAGAAACTTCAGCATTTTTGTCAGAGATGAACACTCTTTTGAGCAGTTTGTGTCTGAAAATGTCAGTCAAGTAACACTTTGTCCTGATATCGCGACTGTTCTTTTTGGAACGTTTAACCCATCAGAAGCCGCTATAGATTCTAAGCTGTATTTTCTAAGAAAAGATGTTGAAGCGGCACCCAATACAGAAACTGCAATATCTGTTGACTGGATAGACATTATTCCAAAGCATCTCAATAGGTTATTTGAAATAAGCAAGTTTATCATTAAGAAAAACAATAGACTTAATATTCGCGGTTTAACTGGATTTCTTGTAAATAATTTACATACAAAATTGGTACATAAAGCCTATAGCTATTTTATTGGATTTAAAACAATCAAAACGGATAGATTACATGGGTTGATTTTAAGCCAGTTGCTACAAATGAATTGTGAAGCTTTAGATAATAAATATAAAAAATTAGAGCGATATATTAAGCGTTGGTACGCTTAA
- a CDS encoding glycosyltransferase family 2 protein, whose amino-acid sequence MTIDKKVDVIILSWDRAEDTKKAIISAVEQQNIDLNVYVVDQGSKIECVQDIETLVNEYPNVHLQKNITNTGVPEGRNQASELGNGDYIVSLDNDAEFLTAFELEKVVKAYDTRPKTAVIAFNIKRFGTESNDESSWSYGLSSVDWSNRDFFTTRFVGAGHAIRRSAFEQVNGYDNSLFFLHEEVDLSRRFINLGYEIEYLHNIGVGHKVSAEHRVAWNAGRWTYHARNKTYLSLKLKSPMLSVVFHSFLLQIDGLKKGMPIDTLKATYAGFKMYQKNKFYFNLAECAFNPDSEEYYRKYTPGADGSVPTRILRRIKGIIK is encoded by the coding sequence ATGACAATTGATAAAAAAGTTGATGTGATTATTCTTTCCTGGGATCGTGCAGAAGATACTAAGAAAGCCATTATTAGTGCAGTAGAACAACAAAATATAGATTTAAATGTTTATGTAGTCGATCAAGGTTCCAAGATTGAATGTGTTCAAGATATTGAGACGCTTGTAAATGAATATCCAAATGTTCATTTACAAAAGAATATAACGAATACAGGGGTACCAGAAGGGCGTAATCAAGCTTCGGAATTAGGTAACGGGGATTATATTGTATCACTTGATAATGATGCTGAATTTCTAACGGCTTTTGAATTAGAAAAAGTAGTAAAAGCGTATGATACTAGGCCAAAAACTGCTGTTATTGCCTTTAATATAAAAAGGTTTGGTACAGAAAGTAATGATGAGTCAAGTTGGTCTTATGGTTTATCAAGCGTGGATTGGTCCAATAGGGATTTCTTTACTACGCGTTTTGTTGGTGCTGGTCACGCAATCAGAAGATCTGCTTTTGAACAAGTTAATGGCTATGATAATTCATTATTTTTTCTCCATGAAGAAGTTGACTTATCGAGACGGTTCATCAATTTAGGTTATGAAATAGAGTATCTACATAATATTGGAGTTGGTCACAAGGTCTCTGCTGAGCACAGGGTTGCATGGAATGCGGGTCGTTGGACTTATCATGCTAGAAATAAAACATATTTATCTTTAAAGCTGAAATCTCCAATGTTGAGCGTCGTGTTTCATTCATTTCTGTTGCAAATAGATGGCTTAAAAAAAGGGATGCCTATCGATACATTAAAGGCAACGTATGCTGGTTTTAAAATGTATCAAAAAAATAAGTTTTATTTTAACCTTGCTGAATGTGCATTTAACCCTGATTCAGAAGAGTATTACAGGAAGTATACCCCTGGTGCAGATGGCAGTGTACCAACAAGGATTTTAAGACGGATTAAGGGAATTATAAAGTGA
- a CDS encoding acyltransferase family protein has translation MTAAITINSRFQSNIDSLRGLACFMLVLYHVIGSTLEYGLKIENGFLRELNDIFIYVRMPLFGLLAGFVYGLRSVSANYHNFVTKKARRLLLPMLSVGTLFAITQWLVPASNSEENLFLIHILPVGHYWFIESLFLIFLFVALIEKLFFSISNNAKPYWLILLVIMTSIYILGVNIKYFSIEGAFYLLPFFLIGCLFSRFRIDFSLLIKITLTCFCSLIVSHLFFSEFAEMLERANRVFISLLVCILLYVFNFKSKTFSAIGRFSYSIFLFHVFFTAATRIVSHKLGIENTSLIIFTSLFTGILGPIIIEFVFNKNKYSDFIFFGNKLSSN, from the coding sequence GTGACGGCGGCCATTACAATCAATTCTAGATTTCAAAGTAACATTGACAGTCTAAGAGGGTTAGCATGTTTTATGTTGGTCTTGTATCACGTCATTGGATCAACACTAGAGTATGGTTTAAAAATCGAAAACGGTTTCTTAAGAGAACTGAATGATATTTTTATCTATGTAAGAATGCCACTTTTTGGTTTGTTGGCTGGTTTTGTTTATGGATTAAGGTCTGTTTCGGCAAATTATCATAATTTTGTCACTAAAAAGGCAAGAAGGCTTTTACTGCCCATGTTGTCGGTCGGTACGTTATTTGCGATCACTCAATGGTTGGTTCCTGCAAGCAATAGTGAAGAAAATTTGTTCCTTATCCATATTTTACCAGTAGGGCATTACTGGTTCATTGAGTCGTTATTTCTCATTTTTTTGTTTGTAGCGTTAATTGAAAAGCTATTCTTTTCTATCAGTAATAATGCGAAACCCTACTGGCTTATATTATTAGTCATCATGACTTCTATATACATTTTAGGCGTAAACATAAAATACTTTTCGATAGAGGGGGCTTTCTATTTATTGCCATTTTTTTTAATAGGTTGTTTATTCTCTCGTTTTCGTATTGATTTTAGTTTGTTAATCAAAATTACGCTGACTTGTTTTTGTTCGCTGATTGTTTCTCATCTTTTTTTTAGTGAGTTTGCAGAAATGCTAGAAAGAGCGAATAGAGTGTTTATAAGCCTGCTTGTTTGTATTCTATTGTATGTGTTTAATTTTAAATCAAAAACATTTAGTGCCATAGGTCGCTTTTCATATAGCATTTTCCTGTTTCATGTTTTTTTTACAGCTGCTACGAGAATCGTTAGCCATAAACTTGGTATAGAAAATACATCACTCATCATTTTTACAAGCTTATTTACCGGTATTCTTGGACCAATAATTATTGAGTTTGTTTTTAATAAAAATAAGTATTCTGACTTTATTTTCTTCGGGAATAAATTAAGTTCAAATTAG
- a CDS encoding glycosyltransferase codes for MHIFFFSTSEDFSSYHRKREVEAISEKLDGGCTFFNRPRFFLGSRNNKNALAKSSSKVTEQELYTLLPLSIAFKHSLLLFLFVKLPILCQLTLYRMKNDISQSSLFHWIYKPDQFLYLPTDNLVYLQYDNYKDDKGYFYGRNERFDETVEQCINTSLVSLFTSNRLLQQENVKRSHSFYYPNAISRSLINQNVPNNIVVKDSVTIGFIGQIDNSFSSEILESIATQYPQYQIVLVGPVSNAKAQEVIDSHSNIIEKGYVPYEELSELISTFDIGICPYSFDTFNTYRNPLKVYEFFSYGLPVVCTNCDVDENTKGYLSVTSSVDEFIQKISYELTTNTVAKKHFRINFAKNNCWDNRADFVIQKLKAFT; via the coding sequence ATGCACATATTTTTCTTTTCAACTTCTGAGGATTTCTCAAGTTATCATAGAAAACGCGAAGTCGAGGCAATTTCAGAAAAGTTGGATGGTGGTTGTACGTTCTTTAATCGACCAAGGTTTTTTTTAGGCTCTCGTAACAATAAAAACGCGCTCGCTAAAAGCTCATCTAAGGTAACTGAACAAGAGTTATATACATTATTGCCTCTGTCTATCGCTTTTAAGCATAGTCTTTTGCTGTTTTTATTTGTTAAGTTGCCAATCTTATGTCAGCTAACGCTATATCGAATGAAGAATGATATTTCACAATCCTCATTATTTCACTGGATATATAAGCCAGATCAATTTTTGTACCTTCCAACCGACAATTTAGTGTATTTACAATACGATAACTATAAAGATGATAAAGGATATTTTTACGGCCGGAATGAGCGATTTGATGAGACTGTCGAACAATGTATAAATACCAGCTTAGTAAGCTTATTTACCAGTAATAGGTTACTTCAACAGGAAAATGTTAAACGCAGTCATTCTTTCTACTATCCAAATGCAATATCTCGAAGCTTAATTAACCAGAATGTACCTAATAATATAGTGGTTAAAGATAGCGTCACTATTGGATTTATTGGTCAAATTGATAACAGTTTTAGCAGTGAAATACTTGAATCAATTGCCACACAGTACCCTCAATATCAGATAGTGCTTGTTGGTCCGGTATCGAATGCTAAGGCGCAAGAGGTTATTGATAGCCATTCAAATATTATCGAGAAAGGTTATGTGCCTTATGAGGAATTAAGCGAGTTAATCTCTACTTTTGATATTGGCATTTGTCCATATTCTTTCGACACATTTAACACATATCGCAACCCGTTAAAGGTTTATGAGTTTTTCTCGTATGGTCTACCTGTCGTTTGTACCAATTGCGATGTAGATGAGAATACAAAGGGTTACCTGTCTGTTACTTCTTCGGTAGATGAATTTATTCAAAAAATTTCATATGAATTAACGACAAACACAGTAGCGAAAAAACACTTTCGCATCAATTTTGCGAAAAATAATTGCTGGGATAACCGCGCTGATTTCGTCATTCAAAAACTAAAGGCTTTTACGTGA